One part of the Girardinichthys multiradiatus isolate DD_20200921_A chromosome 10, DD_fGirMul_XY1, whole genome shotgun sequence genome encodes these proteins:
- the LOC124875421 gene encoding interferon a3-like: protein MLNRIFFACVFLGVFCACSPLNCRWMDHKFRQYSKNSLDLLDMMANNSTNSTEDEEQHTVAFPHHLYTQVSKATAEGKLAFTVQILKEVCALFEEDDSSSSWQEITVEHFLNVVNKQADELHSCIETQGQMKKSTKLHMYFKRLSNEILKKMGHSAEAWELIRREIKVHLLRADQLVSSLLTSK from the exons ATGCTGAACAGGATTTTCTTTGCTTGTGTATTTCTCGGTGTGTTCTGCGCATGCTCCCCGCTGAACTGCAGGTGGATGGATCATAAATTCAGACAATACAGCAAAAACTCCTTAGATCTGCTGGATATGATG GCTAATAACAGCACTAACAGCACTGAGGATGAAGAGCAGCACACTGTGGCCTTCCCTCACCATCTGTACACTCAGGTGTCCAAAGCAACA GCTGAAGGTAAACTTGCCTTCACAGTTCAGATCCTGAAGGAGGTTTGTGCCCTGTTTGAGGAAGATGACAGCTCTTCATCATGGCAGGAGATCACAGTGGAGCACTTTCTCAATGTTGTCAACAAACAGGCTGATGAACTTCACTCCTGT ATTGAGACTCAGGGCCAGATGAAAAAGAGCACCAAGCTTCACATGTATTTCAAGAGGCTGTCGAATGAAATCCTGAAGAAAATG GGACACAGTGCTGAAGCCTGGGAGCTCATCAGGAGGGAAATCAAAGTACATCTATTGAGAGCAGACCAGCTGGTGTCTTCTCTGCTCACCTCCAAATAA
- the LOC124875563 gene encoding interferon a3-like codes for MLSRIFFACVFVGLYCACSPLNCRWMDHKFRQYSKNALDLLDMMANNSTNSTEDEEQHTVAFPHHLYTQVSKATAEGKLAFTVQILKEVCALFEEDDSSSSWQEITVEHFLNVVNKQADELHSCIKGHGHMKKKNTKLHLYFKRLSNEILKKMGHSAEAWELIRREIKDHLIRADHLVSSLLTSN; via the exons ATGCTTTCCAGGATTTTCTTTGCTTGTGTGTTTGTCGGTCTGTATTGCGCATGCTCCCCGCTTAACTGCAGGTGGATGGATCATAAATTCAGACAATACAGCAAAAACGCCTTAGATCTGCTGGATATGATG GCTAATAACAGCACTAACAGCACTGAGGATGAAGAGCAGCACACTGTGGCCTTCCCTCACCATCTGTACACTCAGGTGTCCAAAGCAACA GCTGAAGGTAAACTTGCCTTCACAGTTCAGATCCTGAAGGAGGTTTGTGCCCTGTTTGAGGAAGATGACAGCTCTTCATCATGGCAGGAGATCACAGTGGAGCACTTTCTCAATGTTGTCAACAAACAGGCTGATGAACTTCACTCCTGT ATTAAAGGCCATGGCCacatgaagaagaagaacacCAAGCTTCACTTGTATTTCAAGAGGCTGTCAAATGAAATCCTGAAGAAAATG GGCCACAGTGCTGAAGCCTGGGAGCTCATCAGGAGGGAAATCAAAGACCATCTAATAAGAGCAGACCACCTGGTTTCTTCTCTGCTCACATCCAACTGA